The Streptococcus sp. VT 162 genome has a window encoding:
- a CDS encoding bactoprenol glucosyl transferase, producing the protein MMISIIVPCLNEEEVLPLFYQSVEALLPDLGAEVEYVFVDDGSSDGTLELLKTYREQNPAVRYVSFSRNFGKESALYAGLQHATGDLVVVMDADLQDPPSMLLEMKALLDQNADLDCVGTRRTSREGEPFFRSLCANLFYRLMQKISPVALPSGVRDFRMMRRSVVDAILTLTESNRFSKGLFAWVGFKTHYLDYPNVERQAGKTSWSFRQLFFYSIEGILNFSDFPLSIAFVAGLLSCFLSFVMTVFVVFRTLILGNPTSGWTSLMAVILFLGGIQLLTIGILGKYISKIYLETKKRPLYLVKEKSDLSVIEGKNNQKRL; encoded by the coding sequence ATGATGATTTCAATCATTGTCCCATGTCTAAACGAAGAGGAAGTACTTCCTCTTTTTTATCAGTCTGTGGAAGCTCTGCTTCCTGACTTGGGAGCAGAGGTCGAATATGTCTTTGTAGACGATGGCTCAAGCGATGGGACTTTAGAGCTTTTAAAGACCTATCGGGAGCAAAATCCTGCGGTCCGTTATGTCTCATTCTCACGAAATTTTGGGAAAGAGTCAGCCTTATACGCAGGCTTGCAGCATGCAACTGGAGACTTGGTGGTCGTGATGGATGCAGACCTTCAGGATCCTCCTAGTATGCTACTTGAGATGAAGGCCTTACTAGACCAGAATGCAGACTTAGACTGTGTTGGGACACGGAGAACTAGTCGGGAGGGAGAACCCTTTTTCCGTAGTCTCTGTGCGAACCTCTTTTACCGCCTCATGCAAAAAATTAGCCCAGTAGCCTTGCCCTCAGGTGTCCGTGATTTTCGCATGATGAGAAGGTCTGTAGTAGATGCTATTTTAACCCTGACCGAATCCAATCGTTTTTCTAAAGGACTCTTTGCCTGGGTGGGTTTTAAAACGCACTATCTGGACTATCCAAACGTTGAACGACAGGCTGGCAAGACCAGTTGGAGTTTTAGACAACTCTTTTTCTACTCGATTGAAGGGATTCTTAACTTTTCAGATTTTCCCTTGAGTATAGCTTTTGTAGCGGGACTCCTATCTTGTTTTCTTTCTTTTGTGATGACTGTTTTTGTAGTGTTTCGGACTCTTATTCTGGGAAATCCGACATCTGGTTGGACGTCTTTGATGGCTGTCATTCTCTTTCTTGGAGGGATTCAACTCCTGACGATTGGGATTCTCGGTAAGTATATTAGTAAGATTTATCTAGAAACCAAAAAAAGACCACTCTATCTCGTCAAAGAAAAAAGTGACCTTTCTGTTATTGAAGGAAAAAATAACCAAAAAAGACTATAA
- a CDS encoding 30S ribosomal protein S15, with amino-acid sequence MEKEPWQEDIYENNEEETRSERRHRKQKGKGVVANRVLTVLASLFFVIVVAMVVVLIYLSTGGSNRTSSLKDFYDASSPSTSSSSKVEASSSSSSKVEETSSSESTPSESSSEEHAEGEGTLTVQPGEGEAALAQRAGISIAQLEALNPSHMSSGSWFANPGDVIKTR; translated from the coding sequence ATGGAAAAAGAACCGTGGCAAGAAGATATTTACGAAAACAATGAGGAAGAAACAAGATCAGAGCGTCGACACCGGAAACAAAAAGGGAAAGGCGTTGTTGCGAATCGTGTCTTAACGGTTCTAGCCAGCCTCTTCTTTGTAATCGTTGTAGCGATGGTAGTTGTATTGATTTACCTATCAACCGGAGGAAGCAATCGTACTTCATCTTTGAAGGACTTCTATGATGCATCGTCTCCTTCTACAAGTTCAAGTTCTAAAGTGGAAGCATCATCATCTTCAAGTAGCAAGGTAGAGGAAACATCTTCTTCTGAATCAACACCTTCAGAAAGCAGTTCGGAAGAACATGCAGAGGGTGAAGGAACACTTACAGTACAGCCTGGAGAGGGAGAGGCAGCTCTTGCTCAGCGTGCAGGGATTTCCATTGCCCAGCTAGAGGCTCTAAATCCTTCTCACATGTCATCTGGATCTTGGTTTGCCAATCCAGGTGATGTGATTAAGACAAGATAG